A genomic region of Raphanus sativus cultivar WK10039 chromosome 6, ASM80110v3, whole genome shotgun sequence contains the following coding sequences:
- the LOC108809982 gene encoding probable apyrase 5, with amino-acid sequence MKSEMDPLMVQISPDHHQSLPSAYTFTKPKSKPSIPFLLLILTSLVSVAVTFGFMFLLYPFLFSGWNWSISSYRYSVVIDAGSSGSRVHVFRYWYQSGKPVYDFSGDNYANLKLNPGLSSYADHPEEASVSVTKLVDFAKGRVPKAMLKKSGIRLMATAGMRLLDVDVQEQILDVTRRVLRSSGFKFRDEWASVISGSDEGIYAWVTANYALGSLGGDPLKTTGIVELGGASAQVTFVSSENVPPEFFRTISYGNVSYKIYTHSFLHLGQNEAHEKLWTSLHNSAASSSEDEIVTDPCTPKGYNLDKNSHKDSSEESRLTGSLQAAGNFTKCRSATYAMLQEGNEKCPYKHCSIGSTFTPDLQGHFLATSNFYYTSKFFELDEKDWLAEMIPAGKRYCKEKWSELKAEHPTTKEEYLLGYCFSSAYIISMLHDSLGFALDDGRIEFASKAGEKDIPLEWALGAFILKTSSATFDYSGISRKMLG; translated from the exons ATGAAGTCGGAGATGGATCCTCTCATGGTTCAGATTTCACCCGACCACCACCAATCATTGCCCTCGGCATACACTTTCACTAAGCCCAAGTCAAAACCCTCGATACCGTTTCTCCTGCTAATCCTCACTTCACTCGTTTCTGTCGCCGTCACGTTTGGGTTTATGTTTCTTCTCTATCCATTCCTGTTCTCCGGATGGAACTGGAGCATAAGTTCGTACCGGTACAGCGTTGTTATCGATGCTGGGAGCTCAGGGAGCCGAGTTCACGTGTTCCGGTACTGGTACCAGTCAGGCAAACCGGTTTACGATTTCAGTGGCGACAACTACGCTAACTTGAAGCTGAACCCTGGTTTGTCTTCGTATGCTGATCATCCGGAAGAAGCTAGCGTGTCAGTCACAAAACTTGTGGACTTCGCCAAGGGGAGAGTTCCCAAGGCAATGTTGAAGAAGAGTGGCATTAGGTTAATGGCGACAGCTGGAATGAGATTGCTTGATGTAGATGTTCAGGAACAGATTTTAGATGTCACCAGAAGAGTTCTTAGATCTTCTGGTTTTAAATTTCGAGATGAATGGGCCTCGGTTATCTCTG GATCTGATGAAGGTATATATGCTTGGGTTACAGCAAACTATGCACTTGGTTCGCTTGGAGGTGATCCGTTGAAAACAACAGGGATTGTTGAGCTCGGTGGGGCTTCTGCGCAG GTAACATTTGTGTCAAGTGAGAATGTGCCTCCTGAGTTCTTCCGTACGATATCATATGGAAATGTTTCGTATAAAATCTATACTCACAGCTTCCTCCACCTTGGACAG AATGAAGCCCATGAAAAGTTATGGACATCACTCCATAACTCAG CCGCAAGCTCTTCAGAAGACGAGATAGTTACTGACCCTTGTACTCCTAAAGGTTACAACCTCGACAAAAATTCACACAAGGATTCATCCGAGGAAAGCAGATTAACAGGCTCGCTTCAAGCTGCTGGTAATTTCACAAAATGCCGATCAGCGACATATGCAATGTTGCAAGAAGGAAACG AGAAATGTCCTTATAAGCATTGTTCTATTGGATCTACATTCACACCTGATCTACAAGGGCATTTTTTGGCGACATCAAATTTCTACTACACGTCCAAG TTCTTTGAGTTGGATGAAAAGGATTGGCTAGCTGAAATGATTCCAGCTGGAAAGAGGTACTGTAAAGAAAAATGGTCGGAACTGAAAGCAGAACACCCAACAACAAAAGAAGAGTATTTGCTTGGGTACTGCTTCTCATCAGCATATATTATCTCAATGCTTCACGATAGTCTTGGTTTTGCTCTTGATGATGGAAG AATCGAGTTTGCGAGTAAAGCAGGAGAAAAAGACATACCACTAGAATGGGCATTAGGAGCTTTTATCCTGAAAACTTCCTCAGCCACTTTTGACTACAGTGGTATATCAAGAAAAATGCTTGGTTGA
- the LOC108809127 gene encoding uncharacterized protein LOC108809127, translating to MSEHMVVNVDRLMRPVPSPPVESETPEPSCIMEDNAVDIYEGEEEDPLVWWGECRICQEESAIKNLESPCACNGSLKYAHRKCVQRWCNEKGNTICEICHQPYQAGYTSPPPPLQSEETTIDIGGGWTISGLDLDHPHLLAIAEAERQILELEYDDYTEPDTSLAAFFRISALIMMTLLLRYALTIPDYADGEEEDPSSILSLFLLRAATFLLPCYIMASAISILHRRRQRQEAEALATRFALVLSSRQPSAMVNYLSMEP from the exons ATGAGTGAACACATGGTGGTAAATGTGGATCGACTGATGCGTCCGGTTCCTTCACCTCCCGTTGAGTCTGAAACACCTGAGCCGTCTTGCATCATGGAGGATAATGCAGTTGATATCTACgagggagaggaggaggatCCACTGGTTTGGTGGGGGGAGTGTCGTATTTGTCAGGAGGAATCTGCTATTAAGAATCTTGAGAGCCCATGTGCTTGCAATGGAAGCTTAAAG TATGCTCATAGAAAATGTGTTCAACGTTGGTGCAATGAAAAGGGAAACACTATATGTGAGATCTGTCACCAG CCATACCAAGCTGGATATAcctctccaccacctccactCCAATCTGAAGAAACTACTATTGACATTGG TGGAGGATGGACAATCTCAGGTTTGGATTTAGACCATCCACACCTACTGGCAATCGCAGAAGCTGAACGTCAGATTCTAGAGTTGGAGTATGATGATTATACAGAACCAGATACTAGTCTAGCTGCATTTTTCCGCATATCTGCTCTAATT ATGATGACTCTTCTATTGCGGTACGCATTGACTATACCAGATTATGCAGATGGTGAAGAGGAGGACCCTTCTTCTATACTTTCA CTTTTCTTACTCCGAGCTGCcacttttcttcttccttgCTACATCATGGCTTCAGCCATTAGTATCTTGCATCGGCGAAGACAAAGACAGGAAGCAGAGGCTTTGGCCACCCGGTTTGCGTTGGTGCTTAGCTCACGTCAACCTAGTGCCATGGTTAATTATCTATCGATGGAGCCTTGA
- the LOC108806604 gene encoding 60S ribosomal protein L10-1: MGRRPARCYRQIKGKPYPKSRYCRGVPDPKIRIYDVGMKRKGVDEFPFCVHLVSWEKENVSSEALEAARIACNKYMVKSAGKDAFHLRIRVHPFHVLRINKMLSCAGADRLQTGMRGAFGKALGTCARVAIGQVLLSVRCKDAHGHHAQEALRRAKFKFPGRQKIIVSRKWGFTKFNRADFTKLRQEKRVVPDGVNAKFLSCHGPLANRQPGSAFLPATY; this comes from the exons ATGGGAAGAA GACCGGCTAGGTGTTACCGTCAGATCAAGGGTAAGCCATACCCTAAATCTCGCTACTGCCGTGGTGTTCCTGACCCCAAAATCAGGATCTACGATGTCGGCATGAAGAGGAAGGGTGTCGACGAGTTCCCTTTCTGCGTCCACCTCGTCTCGTGGGAGAAGGAGAACGTCTCAAGCGAAGCACTCGAAGCTGCGCGTATCGCTTGCAACAAGTACATGGTTAAATCTGCTGGGAAAGATGCGTTCCATCTGAGGATTAGGGTTCACCCTTTCCATGTTTTGAGGATCAACAAGATGCTTTCGTGTGCTGGAGCTGATAGGCTTCAGACTGGTATGAGAGGTGCTTTTGGAAAAGCGTTGGGTACTTGTGCTCGTGTTGCGATTGGTCAGGTGCTTTTGTCTGTGAGGTGCAAGGATGCTCATGGTCACCATGCTCAAGAGGCTTTGAGGAGGGCTAAGTTTAAGTTCCCTGGTCGTCAAAAGATTATCGTCAGCAGGAAATG ggGTTTTACTAAGTTTAACAGAGCAGACTTTACCAAGTTGAGGCAAGAGAAGCGTGTTGTCCCTGATGGTGTTAATGCTAAG TTCCTTTCGTGTCATGGACCTTTGGCTAACCGTCAGCCGGGAAGTGCATTTTTGCCAGCCACCTATTGA
- the LOC108805585 gene encoding F-box/kelch-repeat protein SKIP11: MVGDRTHLLSRVFSTSRPSESKWDHMYPPPQEDSSASNLKNGKRALDNDELEDDDLRQSKSLKLTGVSTDGDSLINDIIGRDISISCLIRCSRSDYPSIASLNRSFRSLVKSGTIYRLRRQNRIVEHWVYFSCQLLEWVAFDPVERRWMNLPTMHSGDTFMCTDKESLAVGTDLLVLGKDDGSSHVVYRYSLLTNSWSPSEKMNSPRCLFGSASSGEIAIFAGGCDSFGKISDVAEMYNSELQTWTTLPKMNKPRKMCSGVFMDGKFYVIGGVGGGEEYDLATKKWTEIPEMSPPRSREMPASAEAPPLVAVVNNELYAADHAGMVVRKYDKGSKKWFTLGRLPERAGSVNGWGLAFRACGERLIVIGGPKSSGGGFIELNCWIPSSDGSPPVWTLLDRKHSSNFVYNCAVMGC; the protein is encoded by the coding sequence ATGGTTGGAGATCGGACCCATCTGTTATCAAGAGTCTTCTCAACTTCTCGTCCCTCAGAATCCAAGTGGGATCACATGTATCCACCACCACAAGAAGATTCCTCTGCATCTAACCTCAAAAACGGCAAAAGAGCTTTAGATAACGATGAGCTCGAAGACGATGATCTCAGACAAAGCAAATCTCTCAAACTGACGGGAGTTTCAACCGACGGCGACTCACTCATCAACGACATCATCGGCAGAGACATTTCAATCAGCTGTCTGATCCGCTGCTCCCGGTCTGACTACCCTTCGATCGCTTCCTTGAACCGGAGTTTCCGGTCTCTGGTTAAGTCCGGAACCATTTACAGACTCAGGAGACAGAACCGGATCGTCGAACACTGGGTCTACTTCTCCTGCCAGCTCCTGGAATGGGTTGCTTTCGACCCTGTCGAGAGAAGATGGATGAATCTTCCAACGATGCATTCGGGTGATACCTTCATGTGCACGGATAAAGAATCGCTCGCCGTGGGGACCGACTTGCTTGTGCTAGGCAAAGATGATGGCTCCTCTCATGTTGTGTATAGATACAGCCTCTTGACTAACTCTTGGTCTCCTAGTGAGAAGATGAACTCGCCGAGGTGTTTGTTTGGCTCAGCGAGCTCAGGAGAGATTGCTATCTTCGCCGGTGGTTGTGACTCTTTTGGCAAGATCAGTGACGTTGCGGAGATGTATAACTCTGAGCTTCAGACGTGGACTACGCTTCCTAAGATGAACAAACCGAGGAAGATGTGTTCTGGTGTGTTCATGGATGGGAAGTTCTATGTGATTGGAGGGGTCGGCGGCGGCGAGGAGTACGATTTAGCGACCAAGAAATGGACCGAGATACCGGAGATGTCGCCGCCAAGGAGCAGGGAGATGCCGGCATCAGCAGAAGCACCACCTCTTGTTGCGGTTGTGAACAATGAGCTGTATGCGGCGGATCATGCTGGTATGGTGGTGAGGAAGTATGATAAAGGGAGTAAGAAGTGGTTTACTTTAGGGAGGTTGCCTGAGAGAGCTGGTTCGGTTAATGGTTGGGGGTTAGCGTTTAGAGCTTGTGGTGAGAGGTTGATTGTGATTGGTGGACCTAAGAGCTCAGGTGGAGGGTTCATTGAGCTGAACTGTTGGATACCTTCTAGTGATGGAAGCCCTCCTGTGTGGACATTGCTTGATAGGAAACATTCATCTAATTTTGTTTACAATTGTGCAGTGATGGGTTGCTGA